One Rosa chinensis cultivar Old Blush chromosome 5, RchiOBHm-V2, whole genome shotgun sequence genomic region harbors:
- the LOC112202770 gene encoding tubby-like F-box protein 3, with product MSFKSILQDKKGKFGSSWRIRLNLKFSYGMISRSHRVVQDTSFRIDALKQSCWANVPPELLREVLMRIEASDDTWPLRKNVVACAGVCNNWREMMKEIVKSPEVSGKLTFPISLKQPGPRDFLLQCYIKRSNQAYYLFLGLNQASTDDGKFLLAARKRRHLTCTDYIISLNSENVSKGNSAFVGKLRSNFLGTKFTIYDAQPSNTGANVTKFHSTMKQVSPRVPAGDYPVGHIAYELNVLGSRGSRRMKCVLDAIPARAVEPGGAPTQTEFVDSNSDSTPSLPLFGSKSGPAESVQSGQQSGQNEGMLVLRSKAPRWLEQLQRWCLNFNRRVTEASVKNFQLVASPENGVAADPEHENVILECGKVGKDVFTMDYQYPISAFQAFAICLSSIDSKIACE from the coding sequence ATGTCTTTCAAGAGTATACTTCAGGATAAGAAAGGCAAGTTTGGAAGCAGTTGGAGGATACGTCTTAATCTGAAATTTAGTTATGGGATGATATCTAGGTCTCACCGGGTGGTTCAGGACACCTCTTTCAGGATTGATGCTTTGAAGCAGAGTTGTTGGGCTAACGTGCCGCCGGAGCTTTTGAGGGAGGTGTTGATGAGAATTGAGGCTTCTGATGATACATGGCCTCTGCGGAAAAATGTGGTCGCTTGTGCTGGTGTGTGCAACAATTGGAGGGAGATGATGAAAGAGATTGTGAAGTCCCCAGAAGTTTCGGGCAAGCTGACATTCCCAATCTCCTTGAAGCAGCCTGGTCCCAGGGACTTCCTTCTCCAATGTTATATAAAGCGTAGCAACCAGGCATATTATCTTTTCCTGGGCTTAAATCAAGCTTCAACTGATGATGGGAAGTTCCTTCTTGCTGCGAGAAAGCGTAGACACCTAACATGCACAGATTACATCATCTCTCTGAATTCTGAAAACGTGTCAAAAGGGAACAGTGCCTTTGTTGGAAAGCTCAGATCAAATTTTCTGGGTACCAAATTTACAATCTATGATGCGCAACCAAGTAATACTGGAGCCAATGTCACTAAATTTCATTCCACCATGAAACAAGTGTCACCCAGGGTTCCTGCTGGCGACTATCCTGTGGGCCACATTGCTTATGAGTTGAACGTCTTGGGTTCCAGAGGTTCAAGGAGAATGAAGTGCGTATTGGATGCCATCCCTGCTCGTGCTGTTGAGCCAGGAGGTGCCCCTACGCAGACTGAATTTGTCGATAGCAATTCGGATAGTACTCCATCTCTCCCTCTCTTCGGATCAAAATCAGGTCCCGCGGAGAGTGTCCAATCTGGACAGCAATCTGGTCAGAATGAAGGGATGCTGGTATTAAGGAGCAAGGCACCTAGGTGGCTCGAACAACTCCAGCGCTGGTGCTTAAACTTCAATCGACGAGTAACTGAAGCTTCAGTCAAGAATTTTCAGCTGGTTGCTTCTCCAGAGAACGGAGTTGCTGCTGACCCAGAGCATGAGAATGTCATTCTCGAGTGTGGAAAAGTAGGCAAAGATGTATTCACAATGGATTACCAGTATCCAATCTCAGCCTTCCAGGCATTTGCTATTTGCCTTAGCAGCATTGACTCCAAGATTGCTTGTGAATGA
- the LOC112202776 gene encoding protein ALP1-like isoform X2, translated as MEFDFILFELQLVLNDFKLVLSLLAMSEMDMYGADEEEEQFYEAVKILLMAIQAVIYVLYELVFSIRGEHIRRPLTRRPVTSSGYIYMHNILDRDPQIFRDVYRMYPDVFRKLCSILKAKTPLRDTRHICVEEMLATFLLVVGQNNRYSEARLIFERSHFAVSRSFNKVLKALNTIAPQFMAKPESIPPNIRESTRFYPYFKDCVGAIDGTHIPATVVGREFIYVISGWEGSAHDSKVLNDAISRRNGLKVPPGKYYLGDCGFPNRRRFLAPFRGTRYHLKDFGGEGNHPVNAIELFNLRHASLRNVIERIFGIFKSRFTIFKSAPPFLYKTQAELVLACAGLHNFLRQECRSDEFPPEPEEDPIDNHEDNFEWDDFQTQDQQRENANEWRMSIATHMWTDAQPNANNENNDNQESENEGEE; from the exons atggagtttgattttattttgtttgaattgCAGCTTGTTTTGAATGATTTTAAACTG gTGCTTTCTCTATTAGCAATGTCTGAAATGGACATGTATGGagctgatgaagaggaagagcagTTTTACGAGGCTGTTAAGATATTATTAATGGCAATACAAGCAGTGATTTATGTGTTATACGAACTTGTGTTCAGCATACGTGGTGAACATATTAGACGTCCGCTGACTCGTCGACCAGTGACATCAAGTGGATACATATATATGCACAACATATTGGACAGAGACCCTCAAATCTTTAGAGATGTGTATAGAATGTATCCTGACGTGTTTCGAAAATTATGTAGCATCCTAAAAGCGAAAACACCTTTACGGGATACAAGACACATTTGTGTTGAAGAAATGCTTGCAACCTTTTTACTAGTTGTCGGCCAAAATAATCGATACAGTGAAGCTCGGCTGATATTTGAGCGATCTCATTTTGCTGTTAGCAGAAGTTTCAACAAAGTCTTGAAGGCCTTGAATACAATAGCACCACAGTTTATGGCTAAACCTGAATCCATACCACCTAACATAAGAGAAAGTACAAGGTTCTATCCTTACTTTAAG gaTTGTGTCGGAGCTATAGATGGCACGCATATTCCTGCAACGGTAGTTGGACGTGAG TTCATATATGTGATTAGTGGATGGGAGGGTTCCGCTCATGATTCAAAAGTGTTGAATGATGCGATTTCTAGACGAAATGGACTCAAAGTGCCACCAG gtaAATATTACTTAGGGGACTGCGGATTCCCAAATCGACGTCGGTTCCTAGCTCCATTTCGAGGTACTCGATATCACCTCAAAGATTttggtggtgaaggaaatcatccTGTCAATGCAATTGAGTTATTCAATCTTCGCCATGCTTCCTTGAGGAACGTAATTGAGAGAATATTTGGAATATTTAAGTCGcgtttcacaatcttcaaatcAGCACCACCATTTTTATATAAGACACAAGCAGAACTAGTTTTGGCTTGTGCAGGACTGCACAATTTTCTTCGACAGGAATGTCGTTCAGATGAATTTCCTCCTGAACCAGAAGAAGATCCGATAGACAATCACGAAGATAATTTTGAATGGGATGATTTTCAAACCCAAGATCAGCAAAGAGAGAATGCTAATGAATGGAGAATGAGTATTGCTACTCATATGTGGACAGATGCCCAACCAAAtgccaacaatgaaaacaatgacaatcaagaaagtgaaaatgaggGAGAAGAATAA
- the LOC112202776 gene encoding protein ALP1-like isoform X1: MEFDFILFELQLVLNDFKLVLSLLAMSEMDMYGADEEEEQFYEAVKILLMAIQAVIYVLYELVFSIRGEHIRRPLTRRPVTSSGYIYMHNILDRDPQIFRDVYRMYPDVFRKLCSILKAKTPLRDTRHICVEEMLATFLLVVGQNNRYSEARLIFERSHFAVSRSFNKVLKALNTIAPQFMAKPESIPPNIRESTRFYPYFKDCVGAIDGTHIPATVVGREVSRYRNRHGKISQNVLAACNFDLQFIYVISGWEGSAHDSKVLNDAISRRNGLKVPPGKYYLGDCGFPNRRRFLAPFRGTRYHLKDFGGEGNHPVNAIELFNLRHASLRNVIERIFGIFKSRFTIFKSAPPFLYKTQAELVLACAGLHNFLRQECRSDEFPPEPEEDPIDNHEDNFEWDDFQTQDQQRENANEWRMSIATHMWTDAQPNANNENNDNQESENEGEE; this comes from the exons atggagtttgattttattttgtttgaattgCAGCTTGTTTTGAATGATTTTAAACTG gTGCTTTCTCTATTAGCAATGTCTGAAATGGACATGTATGGagctgatgaagaggaagagcagTTTTACGAGGCTGTTAAGATATTATTAATGGCAATACAAGCAGTGATTTATGTGTTATACGAACTTGTGTTCAGCATACGTGGTGAACATATTAGACGTCCGCTGACTCGTCGACCAGTGACATCAAGTGGATACATATATATGCACAACATATTGGACAGAGACCCTCAAATCTTTAGAGATGTGTATAGAATGTATCCTGACGTGTTTCGAAAATTATGTAGCATCCTAAAAGCGAAAACACCTTTACGGGATACAAGACACATTTGTGTTGAAGAAATGCTTGCAACCTTTTTACTAGTTGTCGGCCAAAATAATCGATACAGTGAAGCTCGGCTGATATTTGAGCGATCTCATTTTGCTGTTAGCAGAAGTTTCAACAAAGTCTTGAAGGCCTTGAATACAATAGCACCACAGTTTATGGCTAAACCTGAATCCATACCACCTAACATAAGAGAAAGTACAAGGTTCTATCCTTACTTTAAG gaTTGTGTCGGAGCTATAGATGGCACGCATATTCCTGCAACGGTAGTTGGACGTGAGGTAAGCAGATATCGAAATCGCCATGGGAAGATATCACAAAATGTATTAGCAGCTTGTAACTTTGATTTACAGTTCATATATGTGATTAGTGGATGGGAGGGTTCCGCTCATGATTCAAAAGTGTTGAATGATGCGATTTCTAGACGAAATGGACTCAAAGTGCCACCAG gtaAATATTACTTAGGGGACTGCGGATTCCCAAATCGACGTCGGTTCCTAGCTCCATTTCGAGGTACTCGATATCACCTCAAAGATTttggtggtgaaggaaatcatccTGTCAATGCAATTGAGTTATTCAATCTTCGCCATGCTTCCTTGAGGAACGTAATTGAGAGAATATTTGGAATATTTAAGTCGcgtttcacaatcttcaaatcAGCACCACCATTTTTATATAAGACACAAGCAGAACTAGTTTTGGCTTGTGCAGGACTGCACAATTTTCTTCGACAGGAATGTCGTTCAGATGAATTTCCTCCTGAACCAGAAGAAGATCCGATAGACAATCACGAAGATAATTTTGAATGGGATGATTTTCAAACCCAAGATCAGCAAAGAGAGAATGCTAATGAATGGAGAATGAGTATTGCTACTCATATGTGGACAGATGCCCAACCAAAtgccaacaatgaaaacaatgacaatcaagaaagtgaaaatgaggGAGAAGAATAA
- the LOC112163970 gene encoding uncharacterized protein At2g29880-like codes for MGDSQGNGKRKDYKTWNAEESNVLLQLMVEGAKLGLRDINGVISKQTVEAKLLPKLKEKLGCEISFSHYQSRVKWFKKQYTNYSQLMRHSSGFGWDPITKRFTADDQVWADYLKSHPTHGHFRSETFPDDEDLKIAVGNGTATGMGSISLGDDTDASTFGAEENGPWGIDGLVFDRNTNMFVQSENESSHQENSPSLSQQPFQGTNVDAPPHSRTQGKRSRTDYENNSGSNLH; via the exons ATGGGAGATTCACAAGGGAATGGTAAAAGAAAAGATTACAAAACTTGGAATGCTGAAGAGAGCAATGTTTTGCTTCAACTTATGGTTGAAGGCGCCAAACTTGGATTGCGTGATATTAATGGTGTGATAAGCAAACAAACAGTAGAGGCGAAGCTACTTCCTAAACTGAAGGAAAAACTTGGTTGTGAAATAAGTTTTAGTCATTACCAAAGTAGAGTGAAATGGTTTAAGAAACAATACACCAATTACTCTCAACTTATGCGTCATAGTTCTGGATTTGGGTGGGATCCGATCACAAAGAGATTCACTGCTGATGATCAAGTATGGGCAGATTATTTGAAG TCACATCCAACGCATGGGCACTTTCGGTCAGAAACTTTTCCAGACGATGAGGACTTGAAAATTGCAGTTGGAAATGGAACTGCAACTGGAATGGGCTCAATCAGTTTAGGTGATGATACAGATGCCTCTACATTTGGAGCGGAAGAAAACGGACCTTGGGGAATTGATGGATTAGTTTTTGATCGAAATACTAACATGTTCGTGCAAAGTGAAAATGAGTCATCACACCAAGAAAACTCGCCATCTCTTTCACAACAACCCTTCCAAGGTACCAATGTAGATGCTCCACCACATAGCAGGACTCAAGGAAAACGGAGTAGGACTGACTATGAAAATAATAGCGGCTCAAATCTCCACTAG
- the LOC112202772 gene encoding COP1-interactive protein 1 yields MVPAGELQFGNFHQVLMNLRSRVEKIVNEGQKALLESPEQKEDLRKQLEKSEAQNKDLEKELEKSEAQNKELHNIVLDQHTALSSYEDQIKNLKKELDQVGSHESRSEIMTKEHDGLISKYNQALKQRDSALEKLNTIGAELKEAQKDLELSKNVWDAERIALAERLTKAKKTWEAERMALTSTILTHQDSTWKYNQALKERDSALKEVQKDLSKSRVELESGKKDLNTAMNELNILGAELNEVRKDLSKSRAKLELGKKVWEAEKMELTKKLNKFGTGNSDLREELYDLAKIHEKHIKENENAYCTGYLTGWFREPHEYISLRGYEAKEVTLPVHNPLEATSSHSHSRATIRRFGSAGP; encoded by the exons ATGGTTCCAGCAGGAGAACTTCAATTTG GCAATTTTCATCAAGTTTTAATGAACCTACGTAGCCGGGTAGAGAAGATAGTCAATGAGGGGCAGAAAGCTCTGTTAGAATCTCCAGAGCAAAAGGAAGACCTAAGAAAACAGCTTGAGAAAAGTGAAGCTCAAAACAAAGATCTTGAGAAAGAACTTGAGAAGAGTGAGGCTCAAAATAAAGAGCTTCACAATATAGTCTTAGACCAGCATACAGCCTTGTCAAGCTATGAAGATCAAATCAAGAATCTAAAGAAAGAACTTGATCAG GTTGGCTCTCATGAGTCAAGGAGTGAAATTATGACCAAAGAGCACGATGGCTTGATTAGCAAGTACAACCAAGCATTGAAGCAGCGAGACTCAGCCTTAGAGAAGTTGAATACCATTGGAGCAGAGCTAAAGGAGGCGCAAAAAGACTTGGAATTGAGCAAGAATGTCTGGGATGCTGAGAGGATAGCTTTGGCTGAGAGGCTTACTAAGGCGAAAAAGACGTGGGAGGCTGAGAGGATGGCACTGACAAGTACAATTTTGACGCACCAGGACTCCACTTGGAAATACAACCAAGCTTTAAAGGAGCGAGACTCAGCCTTAAAGGAGGTCCAAAAAGATCTGTCCAAGTCCCGGGTTGAGTTGGAATCAGGAAAGAAGGACCTCAACACAGCCATGAACGAGCTGAACATTTTGGGAGCAGAGCTAAATGAGGTTCGAAAGGACTTGTCCAAGTCCCGGGCTAAGTTGGAATTAGGCAAGAAGGTGTGGGAGGCTGAGAAGATGGAACTGACTAAGAAGCTTAACAAGTTTGGAACAGGAAACTCTGATCTCAGAGAGGAGTTGTATGACTTGGCCAAGATCCACGAGAAGCACATTAAAGAAAATGAGAATGCATATTGTACAGGGTACCTGACTGGGTGGTTCAGGGAGCCTCATGAATATATTTCCCTGCGAGGCTATGAGGCCAAGGAAGTTACTCTTCCGGTTCACAATCCTCTGGAGGCCACATCTTCACATTCTCATTCTCGTGCCACAATTAGACGTTTCGGAAGTGCTGGTCCATAG
- the LOC112202777 gene encoding uncharacterized protein LOC112202777 isoform X2, with the protein MEAQTLQPMLSMYCEYRVALKKLMVEYQARIHAFGEEIRKVQLEVQQAETEFTILLEEETPNSQLELLSKEFWLFSQRCEQRILKLDMFLKKMERETSWLEEEEEEIEYLIMRVARTEDH; encoded by the exons ATGGAGGCGCAGACCTTGCAGCCCATGCTGAGTATGTATTGTGAGTACCGTGTAGCTTTGAAGAAGTTGATGGTTGAATATCAAGCCAGAATCCACGCCTTTGGTGAAG AAATTCGAAAAGTCCAATTGGAAGTACAGCAAGCCGAAACCGAGTTTACCATATTGTTAGAGGAAGAGACACCGAATTCGCAATTGGAACTTCTAAGCAAAGAGTTTTGGCTATTCTCGCAACGATGTGAACAGAGG ATTTTGAAGCTTGACATGTTTCTAAAGAAGATGGAGAGGGAGACATCATGGttagaagaggaggaagag GAGATTGAGTACCTTATTATGAGAGTTGCTAGGACTGAAGACcactaa
- the LOC112202777 gene encoding uncharacterized protein LOC112202777 isoform X3 gives MEAQTLQPMLSMYCEYRVALKKLMVEYQARIHAFGEEIRKVQLEVQQAETEFTILLEEETPNSQLELLSKEFWLFSQRCEQRILKLDMFLKKMERETSWLEEEEENNSEHNIPK, from the exons ATGGAGGCGCAGACCTTGCAGCCCATGCTGAGTATGTATTGTGAGTACCGTGTAGCTTTGAAGAAGTTGATGGTTGAATATCAAGCCAGAATCCACGCCTTTGGTGAAG AAATTCGAAAAGTCCAATTGGAAGTACAGCAAGCCGAAACCGAGTTTACCATATTGTTAGAGGAAGAGACACCGAATTCGCAATTGGAACTTCTAAGCAAAGAGTTTTGGCTATTCTCGCAACGATGTGAACAGAGG ATTTTGAAGCTTGACATGTTTCTAAAGAAGATGGAGAGGGAGACATCATGGttagaagaggaggaagag AATAATTCGGAGCACAATATCCCAAAATGA